From the genome of Hydrogenothermus marinus:
TGGAGTTCCTTTAATATTTAATGAAGATTGGCTAAAAAAACTTAAAGAAGATTATAAGAAAGCAGGTTTAGATTTTACAGAAGAAAGAAAAAAGATGGCTAAACTTCCATACAATGCAAAACCTATAGAAAATCCAATTGGAAAAGCTCTTGGATTTATAAAGGTTTTAGATGATGTTCAAAAGGCTATAGTAGCTCTTCCTGGTGTACCTTCTGAAATGAAAGCAATGTTAAAAATAGCTTTTGATTATTTAGGATTAAAAGAAGATAAAGGATTTGTCTATCTATTTAGAACATATGGAAAATCTGAGATTAAGATAGATGAATTAACAAAAGATATAGACAAAAAAATAATAAATGCCTCTCCTAAGGGAGTTGATCTTTTTATTTATGATAACGCAAAAGAGTTTTTAGAAAATAAAGTAGCAGTATTAAGAGAAAGACTTGGGAATTTAATATACGCTGAAGATGAAATAGAGATGGAAGAAGTAGTTGGGAAACTTTTAAAAGAAAAAGGATATACAATCTCAACTGCAGAATCTTCAACAGGTGGAATGATTGCTACGAGAATAGTAAATGTTCCTGGTTCTTCTGCTTACTTTAAAGGCTCTGTAGTATCTTATGCTAATGAAGTAAAAGAAAATATCTTAAAAGTAAATAAAGAAGACCTTGAAAAGCTTGGGGCTGTAAGTGAGCCAGTAGGAAGACAGATGGCTGAAGGAGTTAAAAAGCTTTTAAATACAGATTTTGCATTAAGCGATACAGGAATAGCAGGGCCTACAGGTGGTACAAAAGAAAAACCTGTTGGACTTCACTATATTGGAATGGCAACTCCTTCTGAAACAATAGTTGAAAAAGTAATATTTAGTGGAGAAAGGAATGATATTAGACTTAGAGTATCTCAACATGCCTTAAATATGCTTAGATTATACCTTCTAAAGCAAAACTAAAATATCCTTTTTTAGATATTATTAAATGATCTAAAAGCTCAAATCCCATTTTTATTGATAAATCTTTAATATTTTCTGTGAAAGTAATATCCTCATCACTTGGACTACTATCTCCTTCTGGATGATTATGAACAAGAATTATTCCATAAGCATTACTTTTTATTGCATAAAAAAATATATCTCTTGGCTTTGCATTTAATCTATTTAAAGAACCTATTGCAATAGTTTCTTTTGCAAGAAGCTGATTTAAGGTGTTTGTATAAATTGCAATAAG
Proteins encoded in this window:
- a CDS encoding CinA family nicotinamide mononucleotide deamidase-related protein, which translates into the protein MKAIILIIGSEFTKGLKQDKNSLFIAKKLFQKGIDIEAIITTSDDIYNIQTFLKIALDKADIVFTSGGLGATSDDLTREAISEAIGVPLIFNEDWLKKLKEDYKKAGLDFTEERKKMAKLPYNAKPIENPIGKALGFIKVLDDVQKAIVALPGVPSEMKAMLKIAFDYLGLKEDKGFVYLFRTYGKSEIKIDELTKDIDKKIINASPKGVDLFIYDNAKEFLENKVAVLRERLGNLIYAEDEIEMEEVVGKLLKEKGYTISTAESSTGGMIATRIVNVPGSSAYFKGSVVSYANEVKENILKVNKEDLEKLGAVSEPVGRQMAEGVKKLLNTDFALSDTGIAGPTGGTKEKPVGLHYIGMATPSETIVEKVIFSGERNDIRLRVSQHALNMLRLYLLKQN